One Salvia splendens isolate huo1 chromosome 12, SspV2, whole genome shotgun sequence genomic window carries:
- the LOC121759116 gene encoding hydroxyproline O-galactosyltransferase GALT2-like yields MKRSKGDYSSARRIKLSYILLAAAGLYLILIFFKFPDFLESAAVLSGDESASVFDGFSMMDEKNAEISKSRVSSDGFHRILHDNENQDNPLKPEQSTIQMQRDQKSVTKGSQQRYGRITADILRRMNRTKNLSVMERMADEAWALGLKAWEEASKYDDKEIDMSTILEGKPESCPSWVSMEGEELAKRDFLMFLPCGLAAGSSITVIGTPHQAHQEYVPQLAKRRVGDGLVLVSQFMVELQGLKAVHGEDPPKILHLNPRLRGDWSHHQVIEHNTCYRMQWGTAQRCDGLPSKGDDDMQVDGYLRCEKWMRNDITDTKESKIFSWFERFIGRAKKPEVTWPFPFREGRMFVLTIRAGIDGYHINAGGRHVTSFPYRMGFTLEDATGLAIKGNVDVHSVYATSLPTSHPSFSPHRVLDFSEKWKSHHTPQGGVQLFIGVLSATNHFAERMAVRMTWMQSMSIKTSKVAVRFFVALNTRSEVNAVLKKEAAYFGDVEILPFMDRYELVVLKTVAICEYGVRNAMAAYIMKCDDDTFIRVERILKDIEGLSPTRPLYLGNLNLLHRPLRTGKWAVSYEEWPEEIYPPYANGPGYIISSDIANYIVSQSENHSLRLFKMEDVSMGMWVEQFNSTKHVQYSHNWKYCQYGCMENYHTAHYQSPRQMVCLWDNLMKGHPHCCNV; encoded by the exons ATGAAGAGGTCGAAAGGTGACTATTCGAGTGCTAGAAGGATCAAATTATCGTACATTCTGTTGGCTGCAGCTGGGTTGTACTTGATCCTTATTTTCTTCAAGTTTCCTGATTTTTTGGAGAGTGCAGCTGTTTTAAGTGGGGATGAAAGTGCCAGTGTTTTCGATGGATTTTCAATGATGGATGAAAAGAATGCTGAGATCAGTAAATCACGTGTTAGTTCTGATGGGTTCCACAGAATATTACATGATAATGAAAATCAGGATAATCCCCTAAAGCCAGAACAAAGCACTATACAAATGCAAAGAGATCAAAAATCGGTAACCAAGGGCTCACAGCAGCGCTATGGTCGAATAACTGCTGATATATTGAGGCGAATGAATAGGACTAAAAACTTATCTGTGATGGAAAGAATGGCGGACGAAGCTTGGGCATTAGGATTGAAGGCGTGGGAAGAGGCAAGCAAGTATGACGATAAAGAGATTGACATGAGTACTATACTAGAAGGGAAGCCTGAGTCATGCCCTTCTTGGGTTTCAATGGAGGGAGAAGAATTGGCCAAGAGGGATTTTCTTATGTTCCTTCCGTGTGGTCTTGCTGCAGGCTCTTCTATCACAGTCATTGGAACTCCACACCAAGCTCACCAGGAGTATGTACCACAGCTTGCTAAAAGGAGGGTTGGCGATGGATTAGTTTTAGTATCACAGTTCATGGTTGAGCTGCAAGGATTAAAGGCTGTGCATGGGGAAGATCCACCAAAGATTTTGCATTTGAATCCTAGATTAAGAGGTGACTGGAGTCATCATCAAGTAATTGAGCACAACACGTGTTATAGGATGCAGTGGGGAACAGCTCAGAGGTGTGATGGTTTGCCTTCCAAGGGTGACGATGATATGCAGG TTGACGGATACTTGCGGTGTGAAAAATGGATGCGCAACGATATAACTGACACAAAAGAGTCCAAGATATTTTCGTGGTTTGAGCGCTTTATAGGGCGTGCTAAAAAACCAGAAGTAACCTGGCCATTTCCCTTTAGAGAAGGACGGATGTTTGTTCTTACCATCCGTGCTGGAATTGATGGATATCATATAAATGCAGGGGGGCGTCATGTGACATCATTCCCATACCGAATG GGTTTTACACTGGAAGATGCAACAGGGTTAGCAATCAAGGGTAATGTGGATGTTCATTCAGTATATGCTACCTCTCTGCCAACCTCTCATCCAAGTTTCTCACCCCATAGAGTATTAGATTTCTCTGAGAAATGGAAATCCCATCACACACCCCAAGGTGGTGTTCAACTCTTTATTGGGGTTCTTTCAGCCACCAATCATTTTGCTGAGCGTATGGCAGTAAGAATGACATGGATGCAATCTATGTCAATCAAGACCTCTAAAGTAGCTGTTCGATTCTTTGTTGCACTG AACACAAGGAGTGAGGTGAATGCAGTTCTGAAGAAGGAGGCTGCTTACTTTGGTGATGTAGAGATTTTGCCATTCATGGACCGTTATGAGCTAGTAGTTCTTAAAACTGTTGCCATTTGTGAATATGGG GTTCGAAATGCAATGGCAGCATATATTATGAAATGTGATGATGATACTTTTATTAGGGTCGAGAGAATCTTAAAGGACATCGAAGGCTTGTCACCTACAAGGCCGTTGTATCTGGGAAATTTGAACCTATTGCACAGGCCTCTTAGGACAGGGAAGTGGGCAGTGTCTTATGAG GAGTGGCCCGAAGAAATCTATCCACCTTATGCCAATGGACCTGGATACATAATATCAAGCGACATCGCCAATTACATCGTCTCTCAAAGTGAAAACCATAGCCTACGG CTATTTAAAATGGAGGATGTGAGCATGGGAATGTGGGTCGAGCAGTTCAACAGTACGAAGCATGTTCAATATTCTCATAACTGGAAATACTGCCAGTACGGATGCATGGAGAACTACCACACCGCACATTACCAATCCCCTAGACAAATGGTATGTTTATGGGACAATCTGATGAAAGGGCATCCTCATTGCTGTAATGTTTGA